One window of the Eucalyptus grandis isolate ANBG69807.140 chromosome 6, ASM1654582v1, whole genome shotgun sequence genome contains the following:
- the LOC104450197 gene encoding scarecrow-like protein 21, protein MESHPLYRYSETGAGLSFTSSHPTVPSLPNRLFGHSKFEIRESPISPFSTNFDCETLTVLSDNQEQYSSTDNYSGVSSSYNSSLETTSGFQRSSPSQDGCRDSLLSCSGRPTSLQNEHHSQNTAYTLQELEDVLMDDGQEVRVTDTSIGEHVWDQNPRGSQFSCPEDSVAFIQSQSGKSVHAEKHKEAIEELLVQDVPPGDLKQLLIACAKSLSDNDMHKFEKLIEKARRAVSISGEPIQRLGAYMIEGLVARKEESGSNIYHTLRCREPEGKDLLSYMHILYEICPYLKFGYMAANGAIAEACKNEDRIHIIDFQIAQGTQWTTLLQALAARPSGPPYVRITGIDDPVNRYARGAGLEAVAGRLAVISEKFKIPVEFNGLPEFAPDVTRDMLDVRPGEALAVNFPLQLHHTPDESVDITNPRDGLLRMVKSLSPKVITLIEQESNTNTTPFLTRFVETLDYYLAMFESIDVTLPRDRKERINVEQHCLARDIVNIIACEGKERVERHELFGKWKSRLTMAGFRQYPLSSYVNSVIRNLLRYYSENYTLVEKDGGMLLGWKDRFLVSASAWY, encoded by the coding sequence ATGGAATCACACCCACTATACAGATACAGTGAGACAGGTGCTGGCTTATCTTTCACATCTTCTCATCCAACTGTTCCATCTCTTCCCAACAGGTTATTTGGGCATTCGAAGTTTGAAATCAGGGAATCTCCTATCTCACCCTTTTCGACAAACTTTGATTGCGAGACACTCACCGTGTTAAGTGATAATCAGGAGCAGTACAGTTCTACAGACAATTATTCAGGAGTTAGCTCTTCTTACAACTCTTCACTTGAGACCACCAGTGGTTTCCAAAGGTCAAGCCCGTCACAAGACGGGTGTAGAGACAGCTTACTTTCATGTTCTGGCAGGCCCACCTCACTGCAAAATGAGCATCATTCACAGAACACAGCTTATACTTTACAGGAGCTAGAGGACGTCTTAATGGATGATGGACAAGAAGTGCGTGTCACAGATACTTCTATTGGGGAACATGTATGGGATCAAAATCCCCGTGGTTCACAATTTAGTTGTCCTGAGGATTCTGTTGCTTTCATTCAGAGCCAATCAGGTAAAAGCGTTCATGCAGAGAAACATAAAGAAGCCATTGAAGAATTGTTGGTTCAAGATGTTCCTCCAGGTGATTTGAAGCAGCTGCTGATTGCCTGCGCGAAATCTCTTTCTGATAACGATATGCACAAATTTGAGAAGTTGATTGAAAAAGCCAGGAGGGCTGTATCCATCAGTGGAGAACCTATACAGCGTCTTGGTGCCTACATGATAGAAGGACTTGTGGCCAGGAAAGAGGAATCGGGTTCTAACATCTACCATACCCTTCGATGCAGAGAGCCTGAAGGCAAAGACTTGCTTTCCTACATGCACATTCTGTATGAGATCTGCCCCTACTTGAAGTTTGGGTACATGGCGGCGAATGGAGCCATTGCCGAAGCATGCAAAAATGAGGATCGGATACACATCATAGACTTCCAAATTGCTCAGGGCACCCAGTGGACCACTCTCCTTCAAGCGCTTGCTGCAAGACCTAGCGGGCCCCCTTATGTGCGGATTACAGGGATTGATGACCCGGTCAACAGGTACGCTCGTGGGGCCGGATTGGAAGCAGTTGCAGGAAGGTTGGCGGTGATCTCTGAGAAATTTAAGATCCCGGTGGAGTTCAACGGTTTGCCGGAGTTTGCCCCAGATGTTACTCGTGACATGCTTGATGTCAGGCCGGGGGAAGCTCTCGCAGTGAACTTCCCACTCCAGCTACACCACACGCCAGACGAGAGTGTTGACATCACCAATCCAAGGGATGGGCTACTAAGGATGGTGAAATCGCTTTCTCCGAAAGTGATCACATTGATCGAGCAGGAGTCGAACACGAACACTACACCGTTCCTGACAAGGTTTGTGGAGACCCTCGACTACTACTTGGCAATGTTTGAGTCCATTGACGTGACCCTGCCCAGAGACAGGAAGGAGAGGATAAACGTGGAGCAGCACTGTTTGGCAAGGGACATTGTGAACATCATCGCATGTGAGGGGAAGGAAAGGGTGGAGCGGCATGAGCTGTTTGGTAAGTGGAAGTCTAGATTGACGATGGCAGGGTTTAGGCAATACCCTCTAAGTAGttatgttaattcagtcataaggAACCTGCTGAGGTACTACTCCGAGAATTATACGTTGGTAGAGAAGGATGGTGGGATGCTTCTGGGCTGGAAAGACAGATTCCTGGTTTCTGCTTCTGCATGGTACTGA